The following proteins are co-located in the Planctomycetia bacterium genome:
- a CDS encoding neutral/alkaline non-lysosomal ceramidase N-terminal domain-containing protein — protein MTRRCFSLWIGAVVASLAGWVAGWIGPVQSAVAAEALEQRIFSVGVASVDVTPKHPVRLTGYGNRKTEFESVEQPLFAKALALRDGAGTAKVLITVDSLGVTDAMTSAVAARLSEKHKIPRENVAICASHTHSAPALSGAASLIFPSPLTAEERKHIDDYTAELTKQLGDAAEAALGTMRPSTIMHGVGTAKFAVNRRVLKDGVWTGFGVVPTGAVDHALPVLFVRDLVDGEEGKLRAVLINYACHCTTLSGAFNKIHGDWAGCAQEQIERENPGCTALISIGCGADANPNPRTDDLAVLRQHGDEVAREVVRLMKTPKSLKPLVGPITAKRDTLGLPLAALPTKEEFEKRAATKGPIAAHAKLQLARLAEGKSLPTEVPYSVQTWLFGNSLAMVFLPGEVTVDYQMRLKRELDGLRLWINAYSNDSPCYIASKRVLAEGGYEVDGSMYYYDQPQHFAPEVEQTLIAAVHRHVPDALFHFATRFAGDIAKIEARDRKTPPPADGILFIGSSTIVRWKLDKWFSDLPTINHGFGGSQLGDSVYYFDRLVVPVRPRQIVMFAGSNDLALGRSPAEVSRAFVEFATLVRTKLPATRLTYLAITPSVLRWPLIEKQRETNRLITAEIEKLNQESLNQGSRNQDSKAPLVEIIPTEAALLDSAGQPQPKLYVADGLHLSEEGYEIITGLVRKVLK, from the coding sequence ATGACTCGCAGATGTTTCTCGTTATGGATCGGAGCGGTCGTCGCATCGCTCGCCGGATGGGTCGCCGGATGGATCGGCCCGGTGCAATCGGCCGTCGCTGCAGAAGCGTTGGAGCAGCGGATCTTCTCGGTCGGGGTGGCGAGCGTCGACGTCACGCCGAAGCATCCCGTGCGTCTCACGGGCTACGGCAATCGCAAGACGGAGTTCGAGTCGGTCGAGCAACCGCTCTTCGCCAAAGCGCTCGCGCTGCGCGACGGTGCGGGAACCGCCAAGGTGTTGATCACGGTCGATTCCCTCGGCGTGACCGACGCTATGACCTCGGCCGTTGCGGCTCGGCTGAGCGAGAAACATAAGATTCCGCGCGAGAACGTGGCGATCTGCGCATCGCATACGCATAGTGCCCCGGCTTTGAGCGGCGCGGCTTCGTTGATCTTTCCGTCGCCGCTGACCGCCGAAGAACGCAAGCACATCGACGACTATACCGCCGAGCTGACGAAGCAACTCGGCGATGCGGCCGAGGCGGCGCTCGGCACGATGCGCCCTTCGACGATCATGCACGGAGTCGGCACCGCGAAATTCGCCGTGAATCGCCGAGTGTTGAAAGACGGCGTTTGGACCGGCTTCGGCGTGGTACCGACCGGCGCGGTCGATCATGCCCTGCCGGTCTTGTTCGTACGCGATCTCGTCGACGGCGAAGAAGGAAAGTTGCGGGCCGTCCTCATTAACTACGCTTGCCACTGCACGACGCTCAGCGGAGCGTTCAACAAGATTCACGGCGATTGGGCCGGGTGCGCGCAGGAGCAGATCGAACGGGAGAATCCCGGTTGTACGGCCCTGATCAGCATCGGGTGCGGAGCCGATGCGAACCCGAATCCGCGCACCGATGATTTGGCTGTCTTGCGGCAACACGGAGACGAAGTCGCGCGCGAAGTCGTGCGATTGATGAAAACGCCGAAGTCGCTGAAGCCGCTCGTCGGACCGATCACGGCGAAGCGCGACACGCTCGGGCTGCCGCTCGCCGCGCTGCCGACCAAAGAAGAATTCGAGAAGCGGGCCGCGACGAAAGGTCCGATCGCCGCCCATGCGAAGTTGCAATTGGCACGGTTGGCCGAAGGGAAGTCGCTGCCGACCGAAGTGCCGTACTCCGTGCAAACTTGGCTCTTCGGCAATTCTCTGGCGATGGTGTTTCTGCCGGGCGAAGTCACGGTCGACTATCAAATGCGCCTCAAGCGAGAGCTCGACGGACTTCGGCTCTGGATCAACGCCTACTCGAACGACTCGCCTTGTTACATCGCTTCGAAGCGGGTGCTCGCCGAAGGGGGCTATGAAGTCGATGGCTCGATGTACTACTACGACCAGCCGCAACATTTCGCGCCGGAAGTCGAGCAGACGTTGATCGCGGCCGTGCATAGGCATGTGCCCGACGCGCTATTTCACTTTGCGACCCGCTTTGCCGGCGACATCGCGAAGATCGAGGCTCGCGACCGCAAAACCCCTCCGCCGGCAGACGGCATCTTATTCATCGGCAGTTCGACGATCGTGCGGTGGAAACTAGACAAATGGTTCTCGGACCTCCCGACGATCAACCACGGCTTCGGCGGCTCGCAGCTCGGCGATTCCGTTTACTATTTCGATCGCCTGGTCGTGCCGGTGCGTCCGCGGCAGATCGTGATGTTCGCCGGCAGCAACGATCTCGCCTTAGGAAGATCGCCGGCGGAAGTGAGTCGTGCGTTCGTAGAATTCGCGACGCTCGTGCGCACGAAGCTGCCGGCGACTCGGCTCACCTACCTTGCGATCACGCCGAGCGTGCTGCGATGGCCGCTCATCGAAAAGCAACGCGAGACCAATCGGCTAATCACGGCCGAGATCGAAAAACTCAATCAAGAGAGCCTCAACCAAGGGAGCCGCAACCAAGATAGCAAGGCTCCGCTCGTCGAAATCATTCCGACCGAAGCGGCGCTCCTCGATTCCGCCGGCCAACCGCAACCGAAGCTTTATGTCGCCGACGGACTCCACCTGAGCGAGGAAGGCTACGAGATCATCACCGGGCTTGTGCGCAAGGTGTTGAAATAG
- a CDS encoding TolC family protein, with protein MSAVGDSESAPSIVRPDPALLDPATRSAALPNRSLFERSDGSGTDRKSSGKAARGGAARALRTFVMLLIATVLLVGTGWAALKYAPFASSKTGPVVLTHTVQRSDLVVTITDDGNVESASNIDIRCLVAGGGVIKDIITDGTIVKQGDRLVEIDSAAIDEAILQQKIGYEKARAVRDQAKNDLEAAKITLREYVEGTYLKERQAVDSQITIAEENMRSAQNTLLYTERMFRKGYVTPLQLESQQFAVKRSGLDLDTAKTAKRVLEEFTFAKMKNDLETQVSTAGAKATSEEAAFALEESKLKRLETQKLNCIIVAPQSGMVVYANETGGGRNSSDRPKIEEGAQVRENQVILRVPDLTQMQVKATVHESKVESLRPNMRASIGIQNRKLTGHVTTVANQPEPGSWMASNIKEYAAYVRIDGAQNDLKPGMTAEVVILVAEKKNVLTVPVQCIVEQAGKFYCWKSLGATSEKTEVKLGPGDDRKVEVVSGLSEGDVVLQNPPEKSGGEFSSAGGTRQFGDGPRGTGASGRDAKGPGSDSPGASGGPSTGAGPAGTRGAGGGRGVDIMSMDKNGDGKVSLDEAPEQMKNFFGRIDTDGDGFITAAESAAAKARRAANGGGAPGAGPPAGPGGNQ; from the coding sequence ATGAGCGCCGTCGGTGACTCCGAATCGGCCCCGTCGATCGTTCGCCCGGATCCTGCTTTATTGGATCCGGCTACGAGATCGGCTGCGCTGCCGAATCGCTCCCTCTTCGAGCGCTCCGACGGCTCGGGCACCGACCGCAAGAGCAGCGGCAAGGCCGCGCGCGGCGGCGCGGCGCGAGCGCTGCGCACGTTCGTCATGCTGCTCATTGCGACCGTGCTGCTCGTCGGTACCGGTTGGGCCGCGCTCAAGTATGCGCCGTTCGCTTCGAGCAAGACGGGCCCCGTCGTGCTGACGCATACGGTCCAACGGAGCGACCTCGTCGTGACGATTACCGACGACGGCAACGTCGAGAGCGCAAGCAATATCGACATTCGCTGCCTCGTCGCCGGCGGCGGCGTTATTAAAGACATCATCACCGACGGCACGATCGTCAAGCAAGGCGATCGCCTCGTCGAGATCGACTCCGCGGCGATCGACGAAGCGATCTTGCAACAGAAGATCGGCTACGAAAAGGCCCGCGCCGTGCGCGACCAAGCGAAGAACGATCTCGAAGCGGCGAAGATCACGTTGCGCGAGTACGTCGAAGGAACCTATCTGAAGGAGCGCCAAGCGGTCGACTCGCAAATCACGATCGCCGAAGAAAACATGCGCAGCGCGCAGAACACGCTCCTCTACACCGAGCGCATGTTTCGCAAAGGCTATGTGACGCCGCTGCAACTCGAGTCGCAACAGTTCGCCGTAAAGCGCTCGGGCCTCGATCTCGATACCGCGAAGACCGCGAAGCGCGTGCTCGAAGAATTTACGTTCGCCAAGATGAAGAACGATCTCGAAACACAGGTGTCGACGGCCGGCGCGAAAGCCACGAGCGAAGAAGCGGCCTTCGCGCTCGAAGAATCGAAACTTAAACGGCTCGAAACGCAGAAGCTCAATTGCATCATCGTCGCTCCGCAAAGCGGCATGGTCGTGTATGCCAACGAAACCGGCGGCGGACGCAATAGCAGCGACCGGCCGAAGATCGAAGAAGGGGCCCAGGTCCGCGAGAATCAAGTCATTTTGCGAGTCCCCGACCTCACGCAAATGCAGGTCAAAGCGACCGTGCACGAATCGAAAGTCGAAAGCCTACGACCCAACATGCGGGCCTCGATCGGCATTCAAAATCGCAAGCTCACCGGCCACGTGACGACGGTCGCCAACCAGCCCGAGCCTGGGTCGTGGATGGCGTCGAACATCAAGGAGTATGCCGCTTATGTGCGGATCGACGGTGCGCAAAACGATTTGAAGCCCGGCATGACGGCCGAAGTCGTTATCTTGGTCGCCGAAAAGAAAAACGTGCTGACGGTTCCGGTGCAGTGCATCGTCGAGCAAGCCGGCAAGTTCTACTGTTGGAAGAGCCTCGGCGCTACGAGCGAGAAGACCGAAGTGAAGCTCGGCCCCGGCGACGACCGCAAAGTCGAAGTCGTCTCGGGCCTGAGCGAAGGGGATGTCGTACTGCAAAACCCACCGGAAAAATCCGGCGGCGAGTTCTCGAGCGCCGGCGGCACGCGACAATTCGGCGACGGCCCGCGCGGCACCGGCGCAAGCGGTCGGGATGCTAAAGGCCCCGGTTCCGATAGCCCCGGCGCCAGCGGCGGGCCAAGCACCGGCGCGGGCCCGGCAGGCACGCGCGGAGCCGGCGGAGGTCGCGGAGTCGACATCATGTCGATGGATAAAAACGGCGACGGCAAGGTGAGCCTCGACGAAGCACCCGAGCAAATGAAGAACTTCTTCGGGCGAATCGATACCGACGGCGACGGCTTCATCACCGCTGCGGAATCGGCCGCTGCGAAGGCTCGTCGGGCTGCTAACGGCGGCGGTGCTCCCGGTGCCGGTCCTCCTGCGGGTCCCGGCGGCAATCAATAA
- the nagB gene encoding glucosamine-6-phosphate deaminase → MRVIVESTSAQVAQKAAIFVAELVRRKPTCVLGLATGSTPLGLYRELIRLHREEGLDFSRVTSFNLDEYVGLAPTHEQSYRYFMQTNLFEHINIDQRNTHVPDGLADDFDVACEQYERHIKEEGGIDLQVLGIGSDGHIAFNEPGSSLGSRTRLKSLTSETVCDNARFFTNKDEVPRLAVTMGVGTILESRRCLLLACGQHKSEAIRATVEGPLTAQVTASALQLHRDVIAVVDEEAATRLVRRAYYCEVEQAQQALQAGKSKGGKR, encoded by the coding sequence ATGCGTGTGATCGTCGAATCGACTTCCGCCCAAGTGGCTCAAAAGGCCGCGATCTTCGTCGCCGAGTTGGTGCGACGTAAGCCGACCTGCGTGCTCGGCCTTGCTACCGGCAGCACGCCGCTCGGGCTCTATCGCGAGTTGATCCGCTTGCATCGTGAAGAAGGGCTCGATTTCTCCCGCGTAACGTCGTTCAACCTCGACGAATACGTCGGGCTCGCTCCGACGCACGAGCAGAGCTATCGCTACTTCATGCAAACGAACCTCTTCGAGCATATCAATATCGACCAGCGCAACACGCATGTGCCCGACGGCCTCGCCGACGACTTCGACGTGGCCTGCGAGCAGTATGAGCGACACATCAAAGAAGAGGGGGGCATCGACCTTCAGGTGCTCGGGATCGGCAGCGACGGTCATATCGCGTTCAACGAGCCGGGCTCTTCGCTCGGGAGCCGAACGCGTTTGAAGTCGCTGACGAGCGAAACGGTGTGCGACAACGCGCGCTTCTTCACCAACAAAGACGAGGTGCCGCGCTTAGCCGTCACGATGGGAGTCGGTACGATTCTGGAGTCGCGTCGTTGCTTGTTGCTGGCCTGCGGACAGCATAAGTCGGAAGCGATCCGAGCGACGGTCGAAGGGCCGCTGACGGCGCAAGTGACCGCTTCGGCCTTGCAGCTTCATCGCGATGTGATCGCCGTGGTCGATGAAGAGGCTGCGACGCGTTTGGTGCGCCGCGCTTATTACTGCGAGGTCGAACAGGCGCAACAGGCGTTGCAAGCCGGGAAATCGAAGGGCGGGAAGCGGTAG
- a CDS encoding AAA family ATPase, whose product MQLAILNQKGGVGKTTTAVNLSATLAELGKKVLLVDLDPQAHATLHLGIVPSNDDETPSVYDVLCREAAIEDTVRPINSNLSLIASSIDLAAAEVELAGEVGRELLLRDHLDRIAPQFDFVLIDCAPSLGVLTLNALAAVDQVYIPLQPHFLALHGLSKLLETIDVVARRINARLTLGGVVFCMYESGTRLANEVTRDVDAFFERTRGGNTPWAKAAPFKTRIRRNIRLAEAPSFGQSILDYAPDSHGTDDYRALAGEVVAQCASKSIAVRRVA is encoded by the coding sequence ATGCAACTTGCGATTTTGAATCAGAAAGGGGGAGTCGGTAAAACGACGACCGCCGTCAATCTGAGTGCCACGTTGGCCGAGCTCGGGAAAAAGGTCTTGCTCGTCGATCTCGATCCCCAGGCCCATGCGACGTTGCATCTGGGAATCGTGCCGAGCAACGACGATGAAACTCCGAGCGTCTACGACGTTTTGTGTCGCGAGGCGGCGATCGAAGATACCGTTCGCCCGATCAACTCAAACCTGAGCCTCATCGCATCGAGCATCGATCTGGCCGCGGCCGAAGTCGAATTGGCGGGCGAAGTCGGGCGCGAGTTGCTGCTGCGCGATCATTTAGATCGGATCGCGCCCCAGTTCGATTTCGTGTTGATCGATTGCGCCCCGTCGCTCGGTGTGCTGACGCTCAACGCCTTGGCCGCGGTCGATCAAGTTTATATTCCACTTCAGCCGCATTTCCTTGCACTGCACGGCCTTAGCAAACTTCTTGAGACGATCGACGTCGTCGCCCGGCGAATCAACGCTCGGCTTACCCTCGGCGGCGTCGTGTTCTGCATGTACGAGTCGGGCACCCGGCTCGCGAACGAAGTAACGCGCGACGTCGATGCCTTTTTCGAGCGAACTCGCGGCGGCAACACACCTTGGGCGAAGGCCGCTCCGTTTAAGACCCGCATTCGCCGCAACATTCGCCTCGCCGAAGCTCCGAGCTTCGGACAATCAATCTTGGACTACGCCCCCGACTCGCACGGCACGGACGACTATCGGGCCCTCGCCGGAGAAGTCGTCGCTCAATGTGCGTCCAAGTCCATCGCAGTTCGTCGAGTGGCTTAA
- a CDS encoding D-mannonate epimerase → MTTYYAEGSPTTELSAADMRAALHEAFRALGPRERVLAVPPDFTRYNSRAGLLTCQTYDYFGDRLTDVMPALGTHFPMPEWQIERMFPGVPKSLFREHRWRDDVVTIGEVPAAYVAEVTAGLWDKPWPAQLNKLLWEGGHDLILSIGQVVPHEVIGMANYNKNIFVGTGGSQGINESHFIGAAYGMERMMGRADTPLRRILNYAQDHFCEHLPLLYILTVVGTNERRELVTRGLYIGDDHDCYEQAAALSIRVNFSILKEELPKVVVYLDEEEFHSTWLGNKSIYRTRMAIADRGTLIVLAPGVKTFGEDPQIDVLIRKYGYRTTPEVMKFMQENADLQGNLSAAAHLIHGSSEGRFDVVYCPGHLTRDEIEGVGYQYAGLASMTERYDPAKLADGWNVLPDGERIYYISNPALGLWAYEGRLK, encoded by the coding sequence ATGACGACTTACTACGCCGAAGGCTCTCCGACGACCGAACTCTCCGCCGCCGACATGCGCGCGGCGTTGCATGAGGCGTTTCGCGCGCTCGGGCCGCGCGAGCGCGTGTTGGCCGTCCCTCCCGACTTTACGCGCTATAACAGTCGGGCGGGCCTGCTTACTTGCCAGACCTATGATTACTTCGGCGATCGGCTGACCGACGTGATGCCCGCGCTCGGCACGCATTTTCCGATGCCCGAGTGGCAGATCGAGCGGATGTTTCCGGGCGTGCCGAAGAGCTTGTTCCGCGAACATCGTTGGCGCGACGATGTCGTGACGATCGGCGAAGTGCCGGCCGCTTATGTCGCCGAGGTCACGGCCGGACTTTGGGATAAGCCTTGGCCTGCGCAACTAAATAAGTTGCTGTGGGAAGGTGGTCACGATCTGATCCTCTCGATCGGCCAAGTCGTGCCGCACGAAGTGATCGGCATGGCGAACTACAATAAGAACATCTTCGTCGGCACCGGCGGCTCGCAGGGAATCAACGAAAGCCATTTCATCGGCGCGGCCTACGGCATGGAACGCATGATGGGACGCGCCGACACGCCGCTGCGCCGCATCCTGAACTACGCGCAAGATCACTTTTGCGAACACCTGCCGCTGCTCTACATCTTAACCGTCGTCGGCACGAACGAGCGTCGCGAGCTGGTAACGCGCGGGCTCTACATCGGCGACGACCACGATTGCTACGAACAAGCCGCGGCGCTGTCGATCCGCGTAAACTTCTCGATCTTGAAGGAAGAGCTGCCGAAGGTCGTCGTTTATCTCGACGAGGAAGAGTTTCATAGCACTTGGCTCGGCAACAAGTCCATCTATCGGACTCGCATGGCGATCGCCGATCGCGGGACGCTCATCGTTCTTGCGCCGGGCGTGAAGACGTTCGGCGAAGATCCCCAGATCGACGTGTTGATTCGCAAATACGGCTACCGCACGACTCCCGAAGTGATGAAGTTCATGCAGGAAAACGCGGACTTGCAAGGAAACCTTTCGGCGGCCGCGCATTTGATTCACGGCTCGTCGGAAGGGCGGTTCGATGTCGTTTATTGTCCCGGGCATCTCACGCGCGACGAGATCGAAGGGGTTGGCTATCAGTATGCCGGCCTGGCGAGCATGACCGAGCGCTACGATCCGGCGAAGCTTGCCGATGGTTGGAACGTGCTGCCCGACGGCGAGCGCATCTACTACATCAGCAATCCCGCGCTCGGTCTTTGGGCCTACGAAGGTCGATTGAAATAA